Proteins from one Ipomoea triloba cultivar NCNSP0323 chromosome 1, ASM357664v1 genomic window:
- the LOC116032363 gene encoding sodium/calcium exchanger NCL2-like isoform X2 has translation MYCHVLFLLLLQGIGATSRPLQQSFREVISDGTDHIQESSSLIRLYGEDSAEFCEQMYGFLPCSNTLPGHLFLILVYEYLLFHGESYVAAGGERIFKILGPGVFGASAFQILGFLPETLILLASGLLNSEEVAQEYVLTGVGLLAGTTILLLTIIWGTCVIVGNQELRNDTQSQPPSHSEDQKTHLEAFLSRSKGPGVVTDLETCKTARIMVSSVIPLAIMLILRVPSYFSSWEQLTILICLVVSVVFLLLYFFYQICQPWIQKRRLEYVKHEHLVVDILKHLQNQAIGKLLTEDGTLNVPAIKKLFDEIDQDNDSFISVLELKELLNKIRSRKLREDKDHITQEIWGDLDHDSDGKITLEEFMEGFEKWIGETKQTMNRRYHSTRSLKDLYEILKPWIQKKKEEHEMTKHIISVILKHVQDSAIGSLLTEDGKPDTNAIKRLFESIDKDGNRVITRSELKELINKIKFGIVPSNAEETVDKIMEELDASGDKLINEDEFVNGLCKWLHITNKHVPSTVESKDDVYYQKNLKTIDRLLENRLDGSTLAWTKAIMLLALGIAMLGLLAEPLIQSVQNLSAAANVPSFYISFILVPLATNARIGISAIKEARHKKQRTTSLTFSEIYGGVFMNNVLGFCVLLSLIYFRGLSWHFSAEILVLLMVCGIMGCLTSLSTFFPVWTSAIAYLLYPLSLVLVYVFDDSFNSFST, from the exons ATGTATTGCCATGTTCTTTTTCTTCTATTGCTACAAGGGATTGGAGCTACAAGTAGACCTTTGCAGCAGAGTTTTAGAGAAGTGATTTCAGATGGCACTGATCACATTCAAGAGAGTTCTTCGCTTATCCGTTTATATGGAGAGGATTCTGCAGAGTTCTGCGAGCAAATGTATGGATTTCTTCCATGCTCTAACACTCTCCCAGGGCACCTCTTCCTTATCTTGGTTTATGAATATCTGTTATTCCATGGAGAATCCTATGTTGCCGCGGGAGGTGAACGGATATTCAAGATTCTTGGCCCTGGTGTCTTTGGTGCTAGTGCATTTCAGATTCTTGGATTTCTACCTGAGACTTTGATACTCCTAG CATCAGGCCTCTTGAACAGTGAAGAGGTTGCCCAAGAATATGTCTTAACTGGAGTGGGATTGCTAGCTGGAACAACAATCTTGCTTCTCACCATCATTTGGGGAACTTGTGTAATTGTTGGGAATCAAGAATTAAGAAATGACACCCAATCTCAACCTCCATCCCATTCAGAAGACCAAAAAACCCATCTAGAGGCATTTCTATCACGATCGAAAG GTCCTGGTGTGGTCACAGATTTGGAGACATGCAAGACAGCAAGGATAATGGTATCTTCAGTGATACCTCTCGCGATCATGCTAATTCTAAGAGTTCCTAGTTACTTTTCTTCATGGGAGCAACTAACAATCCTGATCTGTCTAGTTGTCTCTGTTGTGTTCCTGCTCCTTTACTTCTTCTACCAG ATTTGTCAGCCATGGATCCAGAAAAGGAGATTAGAATATGTAAAGCATGAGCACCTGGTAGTGGACATACTCAAGCATTTGCAGAACCAAGCCATTGGGAAACTCCTTACAGAAGATGGCACCTTAAATGTACCTGCAATAAAAAA GTTATTTGACGAAATTGATCAAGACAACGATAGCTTTATATCGGTCCTTGAGCTGAAGGAACTCTTAAACAAAATCAGATCAAGGAAGTTAAGAGAGGACAAGGATCACATAACACAAGAGATATGGGGGGATTTGGATCATGACTCCGATGGCAAGATAACCTTGGAAGAATTTATGGAAGGATTCGAAAAATGGATAGGTGAAACAAAGCAGACAATGAATAGGCGGTATCACTCTACAAGATCTTTAAAAGATTTATACGAG ATACTCAAACCTTggattcaaaagaaaaaagaagaacatGAAATGACGAAGCATATTATATCAGTTATCCTTAAACATGTTCAAGATTCTGCTATAGGAAGCCTCTTGACAGAAGATGGGAAACCAGATACGAATGCCATAAAAAG ACTATTTGAAAGCATTGATAAAGATGGAAATAGGGTCATTACACGTTCTGAgctgaaagaactgataaataAGATCAAGTTTGGGATAGTACCTTCAAATGCCGAAGAAACAGTGGACAAAATAATGGAAGAACTTGATGCAAGCGGAGATAAACTGATCAATGAGGATGAATTTGTTAATGGATTATGCAAATGGCTACATATTACCAACAAGCATGTTCCCAGTACAGTGGAGTCCAAAGATGATGTCTATTATCAA AAGAACTTGAAAACAATTGACAGGCTGCTAGAGAATCGCCTTGATGGGTCTACACTTGCCTGGACTAAGGCCATAATGCTTTTGGCTCTTGGAATAGCTATGCTAGGCCTTCTAGCAGAACCTCTTATACAGAGTGTACAGAATTTATCTGCAGCTGCAAATGTTCCTTCATTTTACATATCATTTATCTTAGTCCCTTTGGCTACAAATGCCAGAATTGGCATCTCAGCCATCAAAGAAGCCCGTCATAAGAAACAGAGAACTACATCCTTGACTTTTTCTGAG ATTTATGGTGGGGTATTCATGAACAATGTGTTAGGCTTCTGTGTTCTTCTTTCGCTGATCTATTTTCGAGGATTATCATGGCATTTCTCAGCTGAAATACTGGTTTTGCTTATGGTTTGTGGCATAATGGGATGCCTTACAAGTTTGAGCACCTTCTTCCCAGTTTGGACATCAGCCATAGCATACTTGCTTTATCCCTTGTCTTTGGTCTTGGTTTATGTTTTTGATGATTCTTTCAATTCTTTCTCTACCTAA
- the LOC116032363 gene encoding sodium/calcium exchanger NCL2-like isoform X1: protein MYCHVLFLLLLQGIGATSRPLQQSFREVISDGTDHIQESSSLIRLYGEDSAEFCEQMYGFLPCSNTLPGHLFLILVYEYLLFHGESYVAAGGERIFKILGPGVFGASAFQILGFLPETLILLASGLLNSEEVAQEYVLTGVGLLAGTTILLLTIIWGTCVIVGNQELRNDTQSQPPSHSEDQKTHLEAFLSRSKGPGVVTDLETCKTARIMVSSVIPLAIMLILRVPSYFSSWEQLTILICLVVSVVFLLLYFFYQICQPWIQKRRLEYVKHEHLVVDILKHLQNQAIGKLLTEDGTLNVPAIKKLFDEIDQDNDSFISVLELKELLNKIRSRKLREDKDHITQEIWGDLDHDSDGKITLEEFMEGFEKWIGETKQTMNRRYHSTRSLKDLYEILKPWIQKKKEEHEMTKHIISVILKHVQDSAIGSLLTEDGKPDTNAIKRLFESIDKDGNRVITRSELKELINKIKFGIVPSNAEETVDKIMEELDASGDKLINEDEFVNGLCKWLHITNKHVPSTVESKDDVYYQVRKSIIFFLVHTILISRYLFNFLYINLQKNLKTIDRLLENRLDGSTLAWTKAIMLLALGIAMLGLLAEPLIQSVQNLSAAANVPSFYISFILVPLATNARIGISAIKEARHKKQRTTSLTFSEIYGGVFMNNVLGFCVLLSLIYFRGLSWHFSAEILVLLMVCGIMGCLTSLSTFFPVWTSAIAYLLYPLSLVLVYVFDDSFNSFST, encoded by the exons ATGTATTGCCATGTTCTTTTTCTTCTATTGCTACAAGGGATTGGAGCTACAAGTAGACCTTTGCAGCAGAGTTTTAGAGAAGTGATTTCAGATGGCACTGATCACATTCAAGAGAGTTCTTCGCTTATCCGTTTATATGGAGAGGATTCTGCAGAGTTCTGCGAGCAAATGTATGGATTTCTTCCATGCTCTAACACTCTCCCAGGGCACCTCTTCCTTATCTTGGTTTATGAATATCTGTTATTCCATGGAGAATCCTATGTTGCCGCGGGAGGTGAACGGATATTCAAGATTCTTGGCCCTGGTGTCTTTGGTGCTAGTGCATTTCAGATTCTTGGATTTCTACCTGAGACTTTGATACTCCTAG CATCAGGCCTCTTGAACAGTGAAGAGGTTGCCCAAGAATATGTCTTAACTGGAGTGGGATTGCTAGCTGGAACAACAATCTTGCTTCTCACCATCATTTGGGGAACTTGTGTAATTGTTGGGAATCAAGAATTAAGAAATGACACCCAATCTCAACCTCCATCCCATTCAGAAGACCAAAAAACCCATCTAGAGGCATTTCTATCACGATCGAAAG GTCCTGGTGTGGTCACAGATTTGGAGACATGCAAGACAGCAAGGATAATGGTATCTTCAGTGATACCTCTCGCGATCATGCTAATTCTAAGAGTTCCTAGTTACTTTTCTTCATGGGAGCAACTAACAATCCTGATCTGTCTAGTTGTCTCTGTTGTGTTCCTGCTCCTTTACTTCTTCTACCAG ATTTGTCAGCCATGGATCCAGAAAAGGAGATTAGAATATGTAAAGCATGAGCACCTGGTAGTGGACATACTCAAGCATTTGCAGAACCAAGCCATTGGGAAACTCCTTACAGAAGATGGCACCTTAAATGTACCTGCAATAAAAAA GTTATTTGACGAAATTGATCAAGACAACGATAGCTTTATATCGGTCCTTGAGCTGAAGGAACTCTTAAACAAAATCAGATCAAGGAAGTTAAGAGAGGACAAGGATCACATAACACAAGAGATATGGGGGGATTTGGATCATGACTCCGATGGCAAGATAACCTTGGAAGAATTTATGGAAGGATTCGAAAAATGGATAGGTGAAACAAAGCAGACAATGAATAGGCGGTATCACTCTACAAGATCTTTAAAAGATTTATACGAG ATACTCAAACCTTggattcaaaagaaaaaagaagaacatGAAATGACGAAGCATATTATATCAGTTATCCTTAAACATGTTCAAGATTCTGCTATAGGAAGCCTCTTGACAGAAGATGGGAAACCAGATACGAATGCCATAAAAAG ACTATTTGAAAGCATTGATAAAGATGGAAATAGGGTCATTACACGTTCTGAgctgaaagaactgataaataAGATCAAGTTTGGGATAGTACCTTCAAATGCCGAAGAAACAGTGGACAAAATAATGGAAGAACTTGATGCAAGCGGAGATAAACTGATCAATGAGGATGAATTTGTTAATGGATTATGCAAATGGCTACATATTACCAACAAGCATGTTCCCAGTACAGTGGAGTCCAAAGATGATGTCTATTATCAAGTAAGGAAAAGTATAATCTTTTTCTTAGTACATACCATTTTAATCTCAAGATATTTGTTCAACTTTCTTTACATAAATTTGCAGAAGAACTTGAAAACAATTGACAGGCTGCTAGAGAATCGCCTTGATGGGTCTACACTTGCCTGGACTAAGGCCATAATGCTTTTGGCTCTTGGAATAGCTATGCTAGGCCTTCTAGCAGAACCTCTTATACAGAGTGTACAGAATTTATCTGCAGCTGCAAATGTTCCTTCATTTTACATATCATTTATCTTAGTCCCTTTGGCTACAAATGCCAGAATTGGCATCTCAGCCATCAAAGAAGCCCGTCATAAGAAACAGAGAACTACATCCTTGACTTTTTCTGAG ATTTATGGTGGGGTATTCATGAACAATGTGTTAGGCTTCTGTGTTCTTCTTTCGCTGATCTATTTTCGAGGATTATCATGGCATTTCTCAGCTGAAATACTGGTTTTGCTTATGGTTTGTGGCATAATGGGATGCCTTACAAGTTTGAGCACCTTCTTCCCAGTTTGGACATCAGCCATAGCATACTTGCTTTATCCCTTGTCTTTGGTCTTGGTTTATGTTTTTGATGATTCTTTCAATTCTTTCTCTACCTAA
- the LOC116013682 gene encoding uncharacterized protein LOC116013682 isoform X2: protein MEAQNPTTTEARMDKLEAHMMELSREIDTGFQAIQEKLRVELSNFRDEVMEALRSAPMVVAQTPGLSSIHGQDVQIPSEELVKIDRDFDVVKTDPNVEMVDESDTRVLGSFDAEAAKLQALVYKAINNLESNKNKKEIKIPANEKKNPLFWNEEEMKAHKAKRQKEIELLDWQTELMEWQVGFMSLKDELMEENLAILKEAGPSRRWQRKK from the exons ATGGAAGCTCAAAACCCTACCACCACGGAAGCTCGAATGGACAAGCTGGAAGCCCATATGATGGAGTTGAGCCGCGAAATTGATACAGGATTTCAAGCTATTCAGGAGAAATTAAGAGTGGAGCTGTCCAATTTCAGAGACGAGGTGATGGAGGCTCTCAGATCCGCTCCTATGGTGGTGGCTCAAACTCCAGGGTTATCTTCAATCCATGGGCAAGATGTTCAAATTCCAAGTGAAGAGCTAGTGAAGATCGACAGAGATTTCGATGTAGTAAAGACAGACCCAAACGTTGAG ATGGTGGATGAATCAGACACTAGAGTTTTGGGATCATTTGATGCTGAAGCTGCTAAGCTTCAGGCCTTGGTGTATAAAGCTATTAATAATCTGGAAAGTAATAAGAATAAGAAGGAAATCAAAATTCCAGCCAATGAGAAAAAGAATCCGTTGTTTTGGAACGAGGAGGAAATGAAGGCACATAAGGCTAAACGGCAGAAAGAAATTGAATTATTGGATTGGCAAACTGAATTAATGGAGTGGCAAGTTGGATTTATGAGTCTGAAAGATGAATTAATGGAGGAGAACCTCGCAATTTTGAAGGAAGCAGGTCCAAGCCGGAGATGGCAAAGAAAGAAATAG
- the LOC116013682 gene encoding uncharacterized protein LOC116013682 isoform X1 — protein sequence MEAQNPTTTEARMDKLEAHMMELSREIDTGFQAIQEKLRVELSNFRDEVMEALRSAPMVVAQTPGLSSIHGQDVQIPSEELVKIDRDFDVVKTDPNVEKMVDESDTRVLGSFDAEAAKLQALVYKAINNLESNKNKKEIKIPANEKKNPLFWNEEEMKAHKAKRQKEIELLDWQTELMEWQVGFMSLKDELMEENLAILKEAGPSRRWQRKK from the exons ATGGAAGCTCAAAACCCTACCACCACGGAAGCTCGAATGGACAAGCTGGAAGCCCATATGATGGAGTTGAGCCGCGAAATTGATACAGGATTTCAAGCTATTCAGGAGAAATTAAGAGTGGAGCTGTCCAATTTCAGAGACGAGGTGATGGAGGCTCTCAGATCCGCTCCTATGGTGGTGGCTCAAACTCCAGGGTTATCTTCAATCCATGGGCAAGATGTTCAAATTCCAAGTGAAGAGCTAGTGAAGATCGACAGAGATTTCGATGTAGTAAAGACAGACCCAAACGTTGAG AAGATGGTGGATGAATCAGACACTAGAGTTTTGGGATCATTTGATGCTGAAGCTGCTAAGCTTCAGGCCTTGGTGTATAAAGCTATTAATAATCTGGAAAGTAATAAGAATAAGAAGGAAATCAAAATTCCAGCCAATGAGAAAAAGAATCCGTTGTTTTGGAACGAGGAGGAAATGAAGGCACATAAGGCTAAACGGCAGAAAGAAATTGAATTATTGGATTGGCAAACTGAATTAATGGAGTGGCAAGTTGGATTTATGAGTCTGAAAGATGAATTAATGGAGGAGAACCTCGCAATTTTGAAGGAAGCAGGTCCAAGCCGGAGATGGCAAAGAAAGAAATAG